The sequence GTTAAGTGTGGGAGACGGGAAAAGCTTAGTAGATAAAGTGAATAATTGGAACAATAGAAAATTGTCTGATGCTGGTAGACTGTTATTAATTAACTCTGTTTTAAGTTCAATGCACATCTATTGGGCTTCATTCTATTGTGTTAACTGAAATTGATAAGATTCTTAAAATTACTTGGAAGGTTGTATGCTTACTTAAATATCATGGTGGATTATGGCTTAAGCCTTTAAAGGAATGGAATGAAGTTTTGTTAATGAAACAAGTGTGGAAATTAATAGCCAGGAATGATTCAAGGTGGTACAATTGAGTGAATTTGGTGAAGCTTAAAAATACAAGTATTTGGAATATTCAAGATGAGGTTAATGATAGATGGTTGGAAGCAACTTCTCAGTTTAAGAAAGAAAACTAAAAGGCGTGTGCTTTATGAGATAGGAAATGGAAAATATAGTTCCTTCTGGTTTGACAAATGGAGTTCAATGGGGCCTTATAATTGAGGTTTGATTACATTGTTAACCATAAATTTCCGATATCCACATTTGCTATTAGTGCCAAAGTTTTGAACTTTTTATTCCTTGCAAAGTCTGCAGCGGAGCACAAGACACATATCTTTCTCTCTATATAAAAAGATAAACATTATCGCATATACTAATACATAATAAAATAAAATTCGGTCAAAATGCCCTCATTTCGGAAAGTGTTTAATAATATGCTCTCAAAAACTGAAAAATTGCAAAAAATGTCCCTTGATCACGCACCATGCACCCATGCTTGTAGCTTGGTACGTGATGTGTGTTACCAAGATATTGACCGAGACAAACTATTTTTCCACACGAACACGCACCATGCACCACGTACCATGCACCACACACGGTGTGTGGTGCATGTTACCCACATTTACAACCACGAACCCATATATACAAACAAGTACGCACCTTATTTACAAATGGTTGTCGGAATCGACTTACAATCACGCACCCATTTTTACAAACAAGTACACACCTTATTTACAAATGGTAGGCAGAATCAACTTACACGCATCATCAACCCTCATCATCAACTACTTACCATCATCTTCAACTTACAATACGCATCATCAACTAGTTCATGTCGCTGATGTTCATATCATGGTGGTCGGAATCGAAGAACAACGGTTACGATGATCGGAAGAACGACGAACGACAGTTATGGTGGTCGGAATCGTCGATTTGCATATATGTGGTCACAAGCGACGAACGAGAGATAAATAGCGAGTTCAGTGAGCGTGAAATTGGTATTAGGGTTTTCCATTACAAGCCAACATCGTGAAATTGGTATTGGAATCATCGAACGGAAGATGATATTGATATCACTGATTTTGTAACTTTGGTATTATGCACGCTTCTTCGTTAGAAACCATAATTTTGAATTCAGATGAGAAATTGGTATTCGGGTTCCCAATCACGGACGGTGAGTGGTATTAGGGTACGTGTTTAGTGTTTTTTTGCGCTTAGTGAGAGGGTATTTTTGTAATTTCATAATTTTGTAAGAAATTTTATGAAATACTTTTAAATTTGGAGACACCAATTTCCCTACATAAAAATGGATGACCAACggattatttttttttatctttttctaAAATCATaaattaagaaaatattaaaaagTTATTGACTTGGTGGATGGTCCTGTAATGTATTAGTGGCTAGTGTAAGGTGTTGTATGTTTTCCTATctgcagaccttattatgtcttatgtttgCGTGTTCGCAGACATTTTTACTGCAGACAGTTTATTTTTtcgaagacataagataaaattatgtcttattatgtctgcagcctcgcagacttagaaatgtgcttctaagtgctgcagacagaATTGAGTTATATTGCAGAgctaaaaacaaacagtcttaatTATTCAGCATACAGATTTTCAgaccacatcttctttacagacatggTCCACAGATCTTcaaacaaaaacatcttaaaaaataaACATAACCTAAATATTCATTACGTAATGTAATGGGTGTATGTGAGAAAACTTTCCTTACTAGTTGCCGTCAAAATTTACTAATTGTCGTATAAAAAAGTCAACGAGTTAACCCAAGTTTATGTATGTATTCAATTCCGGACAACGTGACCACCAACTCTCCAATATAGTATATTTAATAAATcaataaattattaatttattaatattatattctgATTAAATAATGGCttaaactagttttcgaaccctcgcttcgcgctggggttcgatttttaatgtattttattgtgtttagttacggagcctgcgagtgaaaaatcaacatatatgaaaagtaccctaaatatttagcgtttttttaaaagtgtccgttttacgtatagttagtgacattgtgttcataaaattatttcgagtttaaggatggtgtcggaaaaatttaacttgagtggagtttatttaagatattttatgaaaattttgatttgacgctttaaccccctgtgttgggggccgattttaatttttgaacaaagtgtggggggattttgtggtgttacttgaaagaaagaaagaaagaaagaaagaaagaaagaaaggagAAAAAAgtaaaaagacgaaaataccctgaTACCATTCCTGAGTTTTGTCTGATAGTTAATATGTTAATTATTTTTGTAAGCTTATTGCCTGTTCTAAAGATAGGTGGTAATGCAATAGTACACATGAATACACGATTCAAAATATAACAAACACCTTCAAATGTTCTCAGATCTAAATCCTTTCCTATCCTCCATTTACCCCTACAAACCTTTAATTTCATCCTAATTTCAATCATTGTTTTTTTATTCGCTTTGATTCGAATACAGTTTTTCAACCAGATCGATCAACGGCAATGCGAAGGTAATCATGCAAAATTTTATCCATTTTTTGTCATCatcttaatcttaattttattgttCATTTTCTATAGGTACAAAATTTAACCGAAAATTTGTGGTAGAAATGTCAGGGGAATCAGCATCATCAAAGCATGTTGTTGAAACGGATCAACGACAAATATGCGCAAATGGCAGTTGTGTGCAAATAAATAGCCTTGAAGCACAACTTGATGCCGGTAAATTCGATGAAGCCGAATCCGATTTGCGTGAAGGTTTATCGCTCAACTCAGAGGTTGTTTACATTGCTTGAATGTTTAAATTATTGCAACTTTTAAGAATTTTCAGCTTAAGGGTGTCGTTAAGGTGCATAAGAGTCTTGTACAATTTTTAATCGCCATTTTAAATTAAATCAATAACTGCTAGGTACAAAAATTATATGTACTTTAACGACAGCTCTAAGATTGTTGTTAGTAAAAAAAATTAATTGGATAAAACACTATAGGAAGCACGAGCTCTTCTTGGAAGATTGGAATATCAAAGGGGAAATGTAGAAGCTGCTCTTAAAGTATTTGAAAGTATTGATATTCATGCTACTATAGAGCGGCTGGAATCAATTTCGACTGATAAAATACCTAAAAAGTCTCGTGATTCGGGACTTTCGGGCCCACAGCAGGGTGCCATTCTGTTACTTGAAGCCATATATCTAAAAACCAAGTCTCTTCAAAAGCTTGACAGGATAAATGGTATAAACTTTTAAGTACTTCATCCAACATGTGAAGGGCTTTGATTTCTTATTCGAAACTTCGACTCTAACAATCGTTAAgaaaataactatatttttataatcacCGATTGATTGACTTGTAGTCATGATTTTGTAGATGCTGCCGAAGAGTGTAAAAAAGTGCTTGATGCAGTTGAGAAAATATTCCCACAAGGTATTCCTGATGCTTTTGTCGAAACAAAATTACAAGAAACGATTAGTCGAGTAGTTGAGCTTCTTCCGCAATTATGGGCCGAAGCTGGTAGCTATCAAGAAGCTGTTTCCTCTTACCGACGTTCCCTCCTCACCCAATGGAACCTTGATAATAATAGTTGTGCGCGAATTCAGTTAAACTTTGCAGTACTTTTGTTGTATAGTGGAGTTGAAGCGGGCCCGCCTACTACAACGACAAAAGTTGAGGGTACATATGTGCCAAAAAGCAACTTAGAAGAAGCGATTTTGCTTTTAATGATTTGCATGAGGAAGTTCTCACTCGGGCAAGTGAAATGGGACCCGCGTGTTGTAGAACACCTTACGTTTGCTCTTTCGATTTGCAATCAAACTCCTATTTTGGCGAAACAGTTAGAAGAAGTTATTCCGGGTGTAATTCATCGTGTGGATCTTTGGAAAACGTTGGCGCTTTGTTGTAGTGCGGTTAATGATAGAAAAACCGCCCTTGATTTGTTGAAAAAGGCACTTCATAAACATGAACGACCCTTCGATATACCTTCGTTGTTATTAGCTGCTAAAATATGTAGCGAAGATGGTTTTTTAGCTGCAGAGGGAGCCGAATTTGCTCAAAGGGCGGTAAATAATTGTTCGAAGAAAAGCGATGAACATTTAAAAGGTGTATGTCTAAGAGTTTTAGGACTTTGTTATGGTAAACAAGCGAGTGTTTCATCATCTGATTATGAACGTTCAAATCTTCAATCGAAAGCATTGAAATCTTTAGACGAAGCAATTTCATTGGAGCCTGAGAATTCGGATATGGTGTTTGAGTTAGCAATACAATATGCAATGCATAGGAACTTGAATAATGCATTAAGGTTAGCTAAACAGTACATTGATGTAACTGGTGGGTCCATGTTGCGCGGTTGGAGATTACTTGCTTTGATTTTATCTGCGCAACAACGGTTTCAAGAGGCAGAGGTTGTTACTGATGCTGCGTTAGATGAAACTGG comes from Rutidosis leptorrhynchoides isolate AG116_Rl617_1_P2 chromosome 4, CSIRO_AGI_Rlap_v1, whole genome shotgun sequence and encodes:
- the LOC139841831 gene encoding protein NPG1 is translated as MSGESASSKHVVETDQRQICANGSCVQINSLEAQLDAGKFDEAESDLREGLSLNSEEARALLGRLEYQRGNVEAALKVFESIDIHATIERLESISTDKIPKKSRDSGLSGPQQGAILLLEAIYLKTKSLQKLDRINDAAEECKKVLDAVEKIFPQGIPDAFVETKLQETISRVVELLPQLWAEAGSYQEAVSSYRRSLLTQWNLDNNSCARIQLNFAVLLLYSGVEAGPPTTTTKVEGTYVPKSNLEEAILLLMICMRKFSLGQVKWDPRVVEHLTFALSICNQTPILAKQLEEVIPGVIHRVDLWKTLALCCSAVNDRKTALDLLKKALHKHERPFDIPSLLLAAKICSEDGFLAAEGAEFAQRAVNNCSKKSDEHLKGVCLRVLGLCYGKQASVSSSDYERSNLQSKALKSLDEAISLEPENSDMVFELAIQYAMHRNLNNALRLAKQYIDVTGGSMLRGWRLLALILSAQQRFQEAEVVTDAALDETGKWDQGPLLRLKAKLRIAQSRHMDAIETYRHLLALIQAQKKTYGPLHSTHEIENDRVDEYEVWQGLANLYSSLARWKDAEICLGKAREIIECSSKTLHTEGTIYQRRGEIDEALATYVNSLLVEASYVPSKISIGAIMYDRGLPMLPVARTMLSDALRLEPTNRMAWLHLGFVHKLDGRLSDAIDSFQAASMLEESDPIESFSSIF